One Dromiciops gliroides isolate mDroGli1 chromosome 3, mDroGli1.pri, whole genome shotgun sequence DNA segment encodes these proteins:
- the LOC122746600 gene encoding zinc finger protein 883-like encodes MAPGSHRPPPQGLVTFKDVAVGFTPEEWRLLDSSQKELYKEVMLENARNLLSLGLPGPREDLISHFEQEEAPWMLEGEGPSNLCPDGETRLKMRETSVKPSISVEESQQLNFMNDGHCNLNLREICDSDVKIEKKQKHCHKFDEDGKSFRQCSVLIHCKKRTSGNRCSQDRKYRVCFTEQAKLVESHEKPPEVQPYRCNQWEMAIGSNSDLIRHQKSHTEKILFICNEGDEAFSCNSKLIDHQKIQNGKKHGYNESGKVFKQQSSPVHHQKFHISEKLYKCMVCGKAFRQQSSLISHQRIHTREKSHECLEYGKPISEKVSIIVHQRKHTGKKLYECNDCGKTFSKSSNLALHQRIHTGVKPYDCNQCGKTFKCRSNLAIHQKIHSGEKPYNCIQCGKTFRQSFSLVVHQRIHSGEKPYECSQCGKTYTRNSHLTRHLRIHTGEKPYNCFQCGKTYRYCSSLTKHKRIHTGKKPYECTYCGKTFTQSSHLVQHKRIHTGERPYECNQCGKAFRCSSSFTGHQKIHTGEKSYECDQCGNAFTCNSSLLEHERIHTGEKPYECIHCGKAFRYNSSLAEHKRIHTGETPYECNQCGKAFRYSSSFTVHQKIHTGEKSYECDQCGKAFRCNSSLAEHKRIHTGEKLYECNQCGKAFRCRSGLGKHQKNLH; translated from the exons GGTTtggtgacattcaaggatgtAGCTGTGGGTTTCACCCCTGAGGAGTGGCGCCTcttggactcttctcagaaagagctgtacaaggaggtcatgctggagaatgccCGGAACCTGCTCTCCCTGG GACTTCCAGGGCCCAGAGAAGATTTGATCTCCCATTTTGAGCAAGAGGAAGCACCTTGGATGCTGGAGGGAGAAGGCCCAAGCAACCTTTGTCCAG ATGGAGAGACTAGGCTCAAAATGAGGGAGACTAGTGTAAAGCCCAGCATTTCTGTGGAAGAATCACAACAGCTGAATTTCATGAATGATGGTCACTGCAACCTCAATTTGAGAGAAATCTGTGACTCTGATGTCAAGatagagaaaaagcaaaagcattgTCATAAATTTGATGAAGATGGAAAGAGTTTCAGACAATGTTCAGTCCTAATTCATTGTAAGAAAAGGACCTCAGGGAATCGCTGTTCTCAGGATAGAAAGTATAGGGTCTGCTTTACTGAACAGGCAAAGCTTGTTGAGTCTCATGAGAAGCCTCCTGAAGTGCAGCCTTATCGATGTAATCAATGGGAGATGGCCATCGGCTCGAATTCAGACCTAATTAGACATCAGAAAAGTCATactgaaaaaatactttttatatgtAATGAAGGTGATGAGGCCTTCAGTTGTAATTCAAAGCTCATTGACCACCAGAAAATTCAGAATGGAAAGAAACATGGATATAATGAATCTGGTAAAGTCTTTAAGCAACAGTCATCCCCTGTTCACCATCAGAAATTTCATATTAgtgaaaaactatataaatgtatggTTTGTGGAAAGGCCTTCAGGCAACAGTCATCTCTTATTTCccaccagagaattcatactagAGAGAAATCTCATGAATGTCTTGAATATGGTAAGCCTATCAGTGAAAAGGTTTCCATTATTGTACATCAGAGAAAGCACACTGGAAAGaaactttatgaatgtaatgattgtggaaagactttcagtaAGAGCTCTAATCTTGCTctgcatcagagaatccacactggagttAAACCTTATGactgtaatcaatgtggaaagactttcaaatGTAGAAGCAATCTTGCTATACATCAGAAAAttcacagtggagagaaaccttataattGTATTCAATGTGGGAAGACTTTCAGACAAAGCTTCAGTCTTgttgtacatcagagaatccacagtggagagaaaccttatgaatgtagtcagtgtggaaagacttacacgcGGAATTCTCATCTTACCCGACATctgagaatccacactggagagaaaccttataattGTTTTCAATGTGGGAAGACTTACAGATACTGTTCTAGTCTGACTAAACAtaagagaatccatactggaaagaaaccatatgaatgtacttattgtggaaagactttcacacaaAGCTCCCATCTTGTTCAACATaaaagaatccacactggagaaagaccttatgaatgtaatcaatgtggaaaggctttcagatgTAGCTCCAGTTTTACCGGacatcagaaaatccacactggTGAGAAATCTTATGAATGTGATCAATGTGGAAACGCTTTCACATGCAACTCCAGTCTTCTTGAACatgagagaatccacactggagagaagccttatgaatgtattcattgtggaaaggctttcagataCAACTCCAGTCTTGCTGAACataagagaatccacactggagaaacaccttatgaatgtaatcaatgtggaaaggctttcagataTAGCTCCAGTTTTACTGTacatcagaaaatccacactggtgagaaatcttatgaatgtgatcaatgtggaaaggctttcagatgCAACTCCAGTCTTGCTGAACataagagaatccacactggagagaaactttatgaatgtaatcaatgcgGAAAGGCTTTCAGATGCAGGTCTGGTCTTGGTAAACATCAGAAAAATCTTCACTAG